One genomic segment of [Phormidium] sp. ETS-05 includes these proteins:
- a CDS encoding diacylglycerol/polyprenol kinase family protein, translated as MNPFQGWELLGLLIPLNTSPDLGEGFRVRAAQWLTLIPPWWQGGLVIAWLGFVLLLAQTLYRVAPTSPEIVRKTVHIGSGNVILLAWWLNFPAVVGVAAAILAAFMAVLSYFLPIMPSINSVGRQSWGTFFYAVSIGVLIAWFWPLEQPVYAALGILVMAWGDGLAGAIGQRFGQHPYQLLGQKKSWEGSLTMAAVSFVVALLLLTGVEGSLWQTGLVAGAIALVATALETLSFLGIDNLTVPLGSAAVGFFLTQIL; from the coding sequence ATGAATCCCTTTCAGGGATGGGAACTGCTCGGTTTGTTAATCCCTTTGAATACCTCTCCCGACTTGGGAGAGGGATTTAGGGTGAGGGCGGCTCAATGGTTAACATTAATTCCTCCTTGGTGGCAAGGGGGTCTTGTAATTGCCTGGTTAGGCTTCGTTTTGCTCCTAGCGCAGACGCTGTACCGAGTCGCACCGACCAGTCCGGAAATCGTCCGCAAAACAGTCCACATCGGCAGCGGTAACGTGATTTTACTGGCTTGGTGGCTCAACTTTCCCGCTGTGGTAGGAGTGGCGGCGGCAATTTTGGCAGCATTTATGGCGGTACTTTCTTACTTTCTCCCCATTATGCCCAGTATTAATAGTGTGGGGCGGCAGAGTTGGGGGACCTTTTTCTACGCGGTCAGCATCGGCGTCCTGATTGCCTGGTTTTGGCCCCTGGAGCAACCAGTTTATGCCGCTTTGGGGATTTTAGTTATGGCTTGGGGAGATGGGTTGGCAGGGGCGATCGGGCAGCGGTTTGGTCAGCACCCCTACCAGTTGCTGGGGCAAAAAAAGAGCTGGGAAGGTTCCCTGACAATGGCTGCCGTTAGCTTTGTGGTGGCGTTGCTATTGTTAACCGGGGTGGAAGGGAGCCTCTGGCAAACCGGACTGGTCGCCGGGGCGATCGCTCTCGTAGCCACCGCCTTAGAAACCTTATCCTTTCTGGGGATTGATAACCTCACCGTTCCCCTAGGCAGTGCTGCCGTCGGCTTTTTCTTAACTCAAATTTTATAA
- the yidD gene encoding membrane protein insertion efficiency factor YidD produces the protein MKQLLIGLIRGYRMLISPLFPPTCRFHPTCSQYAIEAIERFGPVRGTGMAVARVLRCHPLHPGGYDPVPPVEPKNNNEKPG, from the coding sequence ATCAAACAGTTGCTTATCGGTTTAATTCGCGGCTATCGGATGTTGATTTCCCCCCTATTTCCGCCAACTTGCCGCTTTCATCCCACTTGTTCCCAATACGCTATTGAGGCGATCGAGCGTTTTGGTCCAGTCCGGGGGACAGGAATGGCGGTGGCGCGGGTGTTGCGGTGTCACCCCCTCCATCCCGGCGGCTATGACCCAGTGCCACCAGTGGAGCCGAAAAACAATAATGAAAAACCGGGGTAA
- a CDS encoding Calvin cycle protein CP12 produces MTPVVADGLQKPGIQFYRWVGIPSQGEGISLEAQIDEAIASARAITAAKGETSRESAVAWDIVEELLSAAAHKREKEPKNAFERYCDEHPSASEALMYDL; encoded by the coding sequence ATGACTCCAGTCGTAGCAGACGGGCTGCAAAAACCCGGGATTCAGTTTTACAGATGGGTTGGGATACCGAGTCAGGGTGAGGGGATTTCTTTAGAAGCGCAAATCGACGAGGCGATCGCGTCCGCTCGCGCCATCACAGCGGCGAAAGGTGAGACCTCTCGGGAAAGCGCAGTGGCGTGGGATATTGTCGAAGAGTTGCTCTCGGCGGCAGCGCACAAACGGGAAAAAGAGCCGAAAAATGCTTTCGAGCGATACTGTGATGAGCATCCATCGGCTTCAGAAGCCCTGATGTACGATTTGTAA
- a CDS encoding glycosyltransferase has protein sequence MLSLCTIARNEEASLPDCLASVRDVVDEMVVLDTGSTDRTPEIARTFGATVHYFPWGDDFAAARNEALSYVSGDWVLVMDADEILSPDIIPLLQQAIEDPSYLLINLVRQEVGAAQSPYSLVSRLFRRHRDIRFEHPYHAMVDDSVGEIMQRETHWRVGCLTPVAILHSGYQPSAIASREKLQTAQRIMEKYLTQHPGDAYTASKLGPLYVEQGEISRGIQLMEFALSLGKPELPVCYELHYHLGIAWNRAGKISKAKQHYQQAIAIDVLPILKLGAAINLGNLLLQTGDVSGAIASYQSVLLLDPNLAAAHYNLGLALREKGRIPEAIGAYRRAIELQPDYPEAYQNLGVALLKGGNIFDAKDAFRQAIFLYRRRQSPAAAQLQQKLTEMGFNIIDN, from the coding sequence ATGCTCAGCCTCTGTACGATCGCCAGAAATGAAGAAGCATCCCTCCCTGACTGTCTCGCCAGTGTCAGGGATGTAGTGGATGAAATGGTGGTGCTAGATACTGGTTCCACCGATCGCACCCCGGAAATTGCCCGCACCTTCGGCGCCACAGTGCATTATTTTCCCTGGGGTGACGACTTCGCCGCCGCCAGAAATGAGGCCCTCTCCTATGTCAGCGGTGACTGGGTATTGGTAATGGATGCGGATGAAATACTATCCCCTGATATCATCCCCCTACTGCAGCAAGCCATCGAGGACCCTAGTTACCTTTTGATTAACTTGGTGCGCCAAGAAGTGGGGGCCGCACAATCTCCCTATTCCCTGGTGTCCCGCCTGTTTCGCCGTCACCGCGATATCCGCTTTGAGCATCCATATCACGCGATGGTAGATGACAGCGTAGGGGAGATTATGCAGCGGGAAACACATTGGCGGGTTGGTTGTTTGACGCCAGTGGCGATATTGCACTCGGGCTATCAACCCAGCGCGATCGCCTCTCGAGAAAAACTCCAAACCGCTCAGCGCATTATGGAAAAATACCTCACCCAGCATCCAGGAGACGCCTACACCGCCAGCAAACTCGGTCCTCTCTACGTGGAACAAGGGGAAATATCCCGAGGTATTCAGTTAATGGAGTTTGCCTTATCTCTGGGTAAGCCAGAATTGCCCGTGTGCTACGAACTGCACTATCATTTGGGCATCGCCTGGAATCGCGCTGGCAAAATCTCTAAAGCTAAACAGCACTATCAACAAGCAATCGCTATTGATGTTTTACCCATCCTGAAGCTGGGAGCGGCGATTAATTTGGGTAATTTGCTCCTGCAAACCGGGGATGTCTCCGGGGCGATCGCCTCCTACCAAAGCGTTTTGCTTCTTGACCCCAACCTCGCCGCCGCTCATTATAATTTGGGGTTAGCCCTGCGGGAAAAAGGCCGCATCCCCGAAGCTATTGGCGCCTATCGGCGGGCGATCGAACTCCAACCCGACTACCCCGAAGCCTATCAAAACCTCGGCGTTGCCCTCCTCAAAGGCGGTAACATCTTCGACGCTAAAGACGCCTTTCGCCAAGCCATTTTCCTTTACCGACGCCGCCAGTCCCCCGCCGCCGCCCAATTGCAGCAAAAATTAACTGAAATGGGCTTTAATATAATTGACAATTGA
- a CDS encoding DNA adenine methylase has translation MMSKLPRPFLKWAGGKSRILPQYVPYFPKSFKAYYEPFLGGGSVFFHLQPQRAVLRDINAELINAYCCVQKNVSKLIELLQQHAVNHNQEYYYEIRSRQFSSNLERAARFIYLNKTCYNGLYRENSRGQFNVPIGRYKNPTICPEQLLIAAAEHLQNAQIEVGNFDLVLTEAAADDLVYFDPPYHPISATSNFTAYSRSAFGEAEQIKLRDTFSKLAYQGVKVMLSNSDCDFIRELYKDFAIVPIAANRAINSQANKRGKISELLIVSY, from the coding sequence ATGATGAGTAAACTGCCACGTCCGTTTCTGAAATGGGCGGGGGGGAAAAGCCGCATCCTCCCGCAATACGTCCCCTATTTCCCGAAAAGTTTCAAGGCTTACTATGAGCCCTTTTTGGGTGGGGGTTCGGTGTTTTTTCACTTGCAGCCGCAGCGGGCGGTTTTGCGGGATATTAACGCCGAGCTGATTAATGCTTATTGCTGCGTGCAGAAGAATGTTAGCAAGTTAATTGAACTGCTGCAACAGCACGCGGTAAATCATAATCAGGAATATTATTATGAGATACGTTCCCGGCAATTTAGTAGTAATTTGGAAAGAGCGGCTCGGTTTATTTATTTAAATAAAACTTGCTATAATGGTTTGTATCGAGAAAACTCTCGCGGCCAGTTTAATGTGCCGATCGGACGGTATAAAAATCCCACAATTTGCCCGGAACAGTTACTGATAGCGGCGGCGGAGCATCTGCAAAATGCTCAAATAGAAGTAGGTAATTTTGATTTAGTTTTGACCGAAGCGGCGGCGGATGATTTGGTTTATTTCGACCCGCCGTATCATCCGATTAGTGCCACCAGTAATTTTACGGCTTACAGTCGCTCCGCTTTTGGGGAAGCTGAGCAAATCAAGCTCCGAGATACTTTTTCTAAACTGGCTTATCAGGGAGTTAAGGTGATGCTGTCTAATTCTGATTGTGATTTTATTCGAGAATTATATAAAGATTTTGCAATTGTGCCTATAGCCGCGAATCGGGCGATTAATTCTCAGGCAAATAAGCGAGGCAAAATTTCAGAGCTGTTGATAGTTTCTTATTAA